The Sus scrofa isolate TJ Tabasco breed Duroc chromosome X, Sscrofa11.1, whole genome shotgun sequence genome has a segment encoding these proteins:
- the RAB39B gene encoding ras-related protein Rab-39B: MEAIWLYQFRLIVIGDSTVGKSCLIRRFTEGRFAQVSDPTVGVDFFSRLVEIEPGKRIKLQIWDTAGQERFRSITRAYYRNSVGGLLLFDITNRRSFQNVHEWLEETKVHVQPYQIVFVLVGHKCDLDTQRQVTRHEAEKLAAAYGMKYIETSARDAINVEKAFTDLTRDIYELVKRGDITIQEGWEGVKSGFVPNVVHSSEEVVKSERRCLC; this comes from the exons ATGGAGGCCATCTGGCTGTACCAGTTCCGGCTCATTGTCATCGGGGATTCCACGGTGGGCAAGTCCTGCCTGATCCGCCGCTTCACCGAGGGCCGCTTTGCCCAGGTTTCAGACCCTACAGTGGGGGTGGATTTTTTCTCCCGTCTGGTGGAGATCGAGCCAGGAAAACGCATCAAGCTCCAGATCTGGGATACTGCGGGTCAAGAGAGGTTCAG ATCCATCACTCGGGCCTACTACAGGAACTCAGTCGGTGGTCTCCTCCTATTTGACATTACCAACCGCAGGTCCTTCCAGAATGTCCATGAGTGGTTAGAAGAGACCAAAGTCCACGTTCAGCCCTACCAAATTGTTTTTGTTCTCGTGGGTCACAAGTGTGACCTGGATACACAAAGGCAAGTGACTCGCCATGAGGCAGAGAAACTGGCTGCTGCCTACGGCATGAAGTACATCGAAACCTCAGCCCGAGACGCCATCAACGTGGAGAAAGCCTTCACAGACCTGACCAGAGACATCTATGAGCTGGTTAAGAGGGGGGATATTACCATCCAAGAGGGCTGGGAAGGGGTGAAGAGTGGCTTTGTACCAAACGTGGTTCACTCTTCGGAAGAGGTTGTCAAATCCGAGAGGAGGTGCCTGTGCTAG
- the LOC100516587 gene encoding factor VIII intron 22 protein — protein sequence MAASAAGLGGGAGPGPESGDFLARYRQVSSKLKKRFLRKPNVAEAGEQFGQLGRELRAQECLPYAAWCQLAVARCQQALFHGPGEALALTEAARLFLRQERDARQRLACPAAYGEPLQAAASALGAAVRLHLELGQPAAAAALCLELAAALRDLGQPAAAAGHFQRAAQLLLPQLPLAALQALGDAASCQLLARDYSGALAVFTRMQRLAWEHGSHPVQVPPPPPPPPPAALSQPQHQPRPPGLQPGSRAAAALPLALPPASAGSAAAPSPAALGAFSDVLVRCEVSRVLLLLLLQPPPAKLLPEHAHTLEKYSWEAFDSHGQESSGQLPEELFLLLQSLVMATHEKDTEAVKSLQVEMWPLLSAEQNHLLHLVLQETIWPSGQGI from the coding sequence ATGGCGGCGTCCGCGGCCGGCCTGGGCGGCGGAGCGGGCCCGGGGCCCGAGTCCGGGGACTTCCTGGCCCGGTACCGCCAGGTGTCGAGCAAGCTGAAGAAGCGGTTCCTGCGGAAGCCGAACGTGGCGGAGGCCGGCGAGCAGTTCGGCCAGCTGGGCCGCGAGCTGCGCGCCCAGGAGTGCCTGCCGTACGCGGCCTGGTGCCAGCTGGCGGTGGCGCGCTGCCAGCAGGCGCTCTTCCACGGGCCCGGGGAGGCGCTGGCGCTCACCGAGGCCGCGCGCCTCTTCCTGCGGCAGGAGCGCGACGCGCGCCAGCGCCTGGCCTGCCCCGCCGCCTACGGGGAGCCCCTGCAGGCCGCCGCCAGCGCCCTGGGCGCCGCCGTGCGCCTGCACCTGGAGCTGGGCCagccggccgccgccgccgccctgtGCCTGGAGCTGGCGGCCGCCCTGCGCGACCTGGGCCagccggccgccgccgccggccaCTTCCAGCGCGCCGCCCAGCTGCTGCTGCCCCAGCTGCCCCTGGCCGCCCTGCAGGCGCTCGGCGACGCCGCCTCCTGCCAGCTGCTGGCGCGCGACTACAGCGGCGCCTTGGCGGTCTTCACGCGCATGCAGCGCCTGGCGTGGGAGCACGGCAGCCACCCGGTGCaggtgccgccgccgccgccgccgccgccgccggcggcCCTGTCGCAGCCGCAGCACCAGCCGAGGCCGCCGGGGCTCCAGCCCGGGTCCCGCGCGGCCGCCGCCCTGCCGCTGGCGCTGCCCCCCGCCAGCGCGGGTTCTGCGGCCGCGCCCTCTCCCGCCGCGCTGGGCGCCTTCTCGGACGTGCTGGTCCGCTGCGAGGTGTCGCgcgtgctgctgctgctgctcctgcagccACCGCCCGCCAAGCTCCTGCCGGAACACGCGCACACCCTGGAGAAGTACTCCTGGGAGGCCTTCGACAGCCACGGGCAGGAGAGCAGTGGCCAGCTGCCCGAGGAGCTCTTCCTGCTGCTGCAGTCCTTGGTCATGGCCACCCACGAAAAGGACACGGAAGCGGTCAAGTCGCTGCAGGTGGAGATGTGGCCCCTGTTGAGTGCCGAGCAGAACCACCTCCTTCACCTCGTTCTGCAGGAAACCATCTGGCCCTCTGGACAGGGGATCTGA
- the LOC100620620 gene encoding histone H2A-Bbd type 2/3 isoform X2, producing the protein MPGKRSRRKSPGRQGRTCARTTRAGLSASVSHMERLLREGPYAQCLSSSARVFLAATIEYLTARVLELAGDEAQIVGRRCITPELVAMAVHNNALLSAFFGTLAISQVAPTQE; encoded by the coding sequence ATGCCCGGGAAAAGGAGCCGTCGAAAGTCACCCGGTCGCCAGGGGCGGACCTGCGCCCGCACCACCCGAGCCGGGCTGTCCGCCTCCGTGAGCCACATGGAGCGCCTCCTGCGGGAGGGCCCCTACGCCCAGTGCCTGAGCTCGTCCGCCCGGGTCTTCCTCGCGGCCACCATCGAGTACCTGACGGCCAGGGTCCTGGAGCTGGCGGGCGACGAGGCCCAGATTGTGGGTAGGAGGTGCATCACCCCAGAGCTGGTGGCCATGGCGGTCCACAACAACGCCCTGCTCAGCGCCTTCTTCGGAACCCTCGCCATCTCGCAAGTGGCCCCGACCCAGGAGTAG
- the LOC100620620 gene encoding proline-rich proteoglycan 2 isoform X1: MTRVRQRTAIQPGKDRGAASCHQGRNADANVMRRESCQTQKTTCLLEGCLSRNKGPWKPSASTPTNEGPPRPVVAGLRSGGPRGAVVLRRRDQLAPPRAPRRTSWHLLELIALHPTAEVARPVGRSVGEGAPNAQPPHAREKEPSKVTRSPGADLRPHHPSRAVRLREPHGAPPAGGPLRPVPELVRPGLPRGHHRVPDGQGPGAGGRRGPDCG; the protein is encoded by the exons ATGACGAGAGTCAGGCAGCGGACCGCCATTCAGCCAGGAAAGGACCGTGGTGCCGCTTCGTGCCATCAGGGGAGGAACGCTGATGCCAACGTTATGCGAAGGGAAAGCTGCCAGACACAGAAGACCACCTGCTTATTGGAGGGGTGCCTCTCTAGGAACAAGGGTCCCTGGAAGCCG AGCGCGAGCACCCCGACCAATGAGGGGCCGCCCCGACCCGTGGTCGCTGGGCTACGCAGTGGAGGCCCGAGGGGAGCGGTTGTCTTGAGACGTCGCGACCAGCTGGCACCTCCCAGGGCACCTCGGCGCACCTCGTGGCACCTCTTGGAGCTCATCGCGCTGCACCCCACGGCAGAGGTAGCTAGGCCCGTCGGTCGGTCCGTCGGAGAAGGCGCCCCCAACGCCCAGCCGCCGCATGCCCGGGAAAAGGAGCCGTCGAAAGTCACCCGGTCGCCAGGGGCGGACCTGCGCCCGCACCACCCGAGCCGGGCTGTCCGCCTCCGTGAGCCACATGGAGCGCCTCCTGCGGGAGGGCCCCTACGCCCAGTGCCTGAGCTCGTCCGCCCGGGTCTTCCTCGCGGCCACCATCGAGTACCTGACGGCCAGGGTCCTGGAGCTGGCGGGCGACGAGGCCCAGATTGTGGGTAG